Proteins found in one Plasmodium relictum strain SGS1 genome assembly, chromosome: 13 genomic segment:
- a CDS encoding coatamer beta subunit, putative — protein sequence MCSYEIENNCTLYICTDNYEIPSINEIQKKLESQNVEKKIEGMENLIFNIIQGEPYGNLLMCVIRFIVPHKDHRLKKMSHIFFEIVDKCNNDGSLKEEMILVCNALRNDIISPNEYVRGSTLRLLSKIKYLKILDPLIEAITKNLSHRHSYVRKNAISCIHTIIKEHGLDVIPNSVKEVEKMLFLENDISTKRSALSMLTDIDPLTTLKYILSLNDQLYDTADVILLEVIHLFKKLYIPHVFDDSYLLINDEDEENEEDREENGSEEEIYENENEEQEQEQDLAIKRKKELIDNERNINTSYKKKDIYNNNNNDNLNGKNCLLYELGEDIHQLKKKKVNENDYSQYKNNVIKILLNMLSKNVSNSVLYEGACCLLYMSNSALSIKTASECFIKLLINQHDNNIKLIVIDKLYYIMCKWKHILENYIMDLLRALSFPSRDIKIKILNLVLHVLTKRNVHLVLNVLKKELLKLNDQIVYAKNLTQKNMQTNTNHQLNSFKNINDIFQMNNMSTNYQEVNSYKKILIKSLQHICNMHSNECLNIVDLLLLYVNDDEKEINYEAAVCIRKLANNKIFQKNILQKIFDAIFDIKKPTILRIFFWILGQYMNDENMITDFMNKLYENLSSFLNSNIDLDIINKIQNEKFKKNKTMNFNLSNSNIQTKTVILEDGTYATEAFLKNYNLSSDDNKNNLHSFAYDLLCENDDLLLCVICVCLTKLYLKLLSKVNDSFEFLNISSNQSANSLSRNSSYNSKELNKTLQNGSVTEKISNSNSEFLIENINEFRNKSIYILASIIKYIGQKNAKCAISIYENDSNLIRINQCLKIFLKITNGKKIIDKQTQNLIRTFLNGDDYFQKFLEKEEEKYCCIYGSTYKNIKKKNRINKDIPTELIDISKLPNDEMPICEQDKANVDDDIYFRVLKEKKNILNMLDEESISTNENLEKLKLKYTLNNDILFEENEFKYPSFKHNYSSLFLAKLYNSQRLTGTDDDIFIEAFPIISNINLIIEFYVYNQSGVYLQNIYFNLSTHGNLKPIDKIPVFNLSPYEKRKFKISVKVHTTETGIIFGYIFYEKKNDSNKNYIVLNELNINMTDYINASFISSHLFRIMWSEFEWENKININTSIRDAFELLKLIIKNTNMTIVEKFMPLEYYELETKNRPEQANVNPIDIYISYISNLEDLKCLINNSAFFAINLFSRSIFGEDSLANLSIQKNSDGKLSGSIRVRSRTQGIALSLGDKITLVQTEINKEN from the exons ATGTGTAGCTATGAAATAGAGAACAACTGCACCCTTTATATTTGTACAGATAATTATGAAATCCCATCTATAAATGAAATTCAAAAGAAATTGGAAAGTCAAAATGTTgagaaaaaaattgaagGAATGGAGAATttgatttttaatattatacaGGGGGAGCCATATGGAAACCTATTGATGTGTGTAATAAGATTCATAGTACCTCATAAAGATCATAGATTAAAAAAGATGagtcatattttttttgaaattgtTGATAAATGTAATAACGATGGTAGTctaaaagaagaaatgatATTAGTTTGCAATGCTTTAAGAAATGATATTATTTCTCCTAATGAATATGTGAGAGGATCAACTTTAAGATtattaagtaaaataaaatatttaaaaatattagatcCATTAATTGAAGctattacaaaaaatttaagtcATAGGCATAGTTACGTAAGAAAAAATGCAATAAGTTGTATTCATACAATTATCAAAGAACATGGACTCGATGTAATACCTAATTCTGTTAAGGAAGtagaaaaaatgttatttctTGAAAATGACATATCTACGAAACGCAGTGCATTGTCTATGCTGACAGATATTGATCCTTTAACCACATTAAAATACATACTTTCCTTAAATGATCAATTATATGATACTGCTGATGTAATACTATTAGAGGTTATACATTTATTCAAAAAGTTGTATATTCCTCATGTATTTGATGACTCATATTTACTAATAaatgatgaagatgaagaaaatgaagaagacaGAGAGGAAAATGGCTCAGAAGAagaaatttatgaaaatgaaaatgaagaacaAGAACAAGAACAAGATTTAGctataaagagaaaaaaggAACTAATAGATAatgaaagaaatattaatactagttataaaaagaaagatatttataataataataataatgataatttaaatggGAAAAATTGTTTATTATATGAATTGGGTGAAGATATTcatcaattaaaaaagaaaaaagtaaacGAAAATGATTATAgtcaatataaaaataatgttattaaaatacttttaaatATGCTAAGTAAAAATGTTAGTAATAGTGTATTATATGAGGGAGCATGTTGTCTTCTATATATGAGCAATTCTGCTTTAAGCATAAAAACAGCTAGTGAGTGTTTTATTAAGTTACTGATTAATCAGcatgataataatattaaattaattgtTATTGATAAATTGTATTATATTATGTGTAAATGGAAAcatatattagaaaattatATCATGGATTTATTGAGAGCTTTAAGCTTTCCTTCAagagatataaaaataaaaattttaaatttggTATTACATGTATTAACAAAAAGGAACGTACATTTAGttttaaatgttttaaaaaaggaattatTAAAGTTAAATGATCAAATTGTTTATGCAAAGAATTTAACtcaaaaaaatatgcaaACAAATACAAATCATCAATTAAACagctttaaaaatattaatgatatttttcaaatgaaTAATATGTCAACGAACTATCAAGAAGTGaatagttataaaaaaattctaattaAATCATTACAACATATATGTAATATGCATTCTAATGAATGCTTAAACATCGTTgatttgttattattatatgtaaacgatgatgaaaaagaaataaattatgaAGCAGCAGTATGTATCAGAAAGCTAGCaaacaataaaatttttcaaaagaaTATACTTCAGAAAATATTTGATGCTATTTTTGACATTAAAAAACCCACTATATTAAGAATTTTCTTCTGGATATTAGGACAATATATGaatgatgaaaatatgaTTACTGATTTTATGAacaaattatatgaaaatttatcttcatttttaaatagtaaTATTGACTTAgacattattaataaaatacaaaatgagaaatttaaaaaaaataaaacgatgaattttaatttatcaaatTCTAATATTCAGACAAAAACTGTAATATTAGAAGATGGCACATATGCAACAGAagcatttttaaaaaattacaatttaTCTTCAGAtgacaataaaaataatttgcaTTCGTTTGCTTATGATTTATTATGTGAAAATGACGATTTACTTTTATGTGTTATATGTGTTTGTCtaacaaaattatatttaaaattattatcaaaaGTTAATGATTCCTTTgagtttttaaatatttcttcaAATCAATCAGCAAACAGTCTTTCAAGAAATTCGTCATATAAttcaaaagaattaaataaaacacTTCAAAATGGTAGTGTAACTGAAAAAATAAGCAATTCAAATAGcgaatttttaattgaaaatattaatgaatttagaaataaatctatatatatattagcaagtattataaaatatataggcCAGAAAAACGCAAAGTGTGCAATTAGtatttatgaaaatgataGCAATCTTATCAGAATAAATCAATGTCtaaagatatttttaaaaataactaaTGGAAAGAAGATTATAGATAAGCAAACTCAAAATTTAATAAGAACTTTTTTAAACGGAGATGATTATTTTCAAAAGTTTTtggaaaaagaagaagaaaaatattgcTGTATATACGGTTctacttataaaaatattaaaaagaaaaatagaataaataaagatattcCAACAGAATTAATTGATATAAGCAAACTTCCAAATGATGAAATGCCAATATGTGAACAAGATAAGGCAAATGTAGACGATGATATTTATTTCAGagtattaaaagaaaaaaaaaatatactaaaCATGCTTGATGAGGAGTCTATTTCAACGaatgaaaatttagaaaaactGAAATTAAAGTATACATTAAATAATGACATTTTatttgaagaaaatgaatttaaatatCCTTCATTTAAGCATAATTACTCTTCCTTATTCTTAgctaaattatataattccCAAAGATTAACAGGAACAGACGATGATATATTTATTGAAGCATTCCCTATTATTTCAAacattaatttaattatagaattttatgtatataatcAATCAGGAGTATACTTACAAAACATATACTTCAATTTATCAACTCATGGAAATTTAAAACCTATAGATAAAATACCagtatttaatttatctCCGTATGAAAAACgcaaatttaaaataagtgTAAAAGTTCATACAACAGAAACAGGAATCATATTTGGatacattttttatgaaaaaaaaaatgatagtaataaaaattatattgtgTTAAATGAATTGAATATTAATATGACTGATTATATAAATGCTTCATTTATATCTTCCCATCTTTTTCGTATAATGTGGTCTGAATTTGAAtgggaaaataaaattaatattaataccTCTATCAG aGATGCATTTGAATTATTGAAGctgattataaaaaatactaaCATGACTATAGTTGAGAAGTTTATGCCTTTAGAATATTATGAATTAGAAACTAAAAATAGGCCTGAACAAGCTAACGTTAATCcaattgatatatatatatcttacaTTTCAAATTTAGAAGATTTGAAATGTTTAATTAATAACTCAGCTTTCTTTGCTATCAACTTATTTTCTCGAAGCATATTTGGAGAAGATTCCTTAGCCAACTTAtctattcaaaaaaattctGATGGGAAATTATCAGGAAGTATAAGAGTTCGAAGCAGAACAcaa gGAATAGCTCTTAGTTTAGGAGATAAAATAACACTTGTTCAAAcggaaataaataaagaaaattga
- a CDS encoding mitochondrial ribosomal protein L15 precursor, putative: protein MIKNGKLCSTLTKFLCTNKFPLFRYISSRNYFEKGNVKNVSGENSNLKDSINQHNCNLSELKIAKHFREIFHDGSEKNFESHPFNRRFAYSKKSFFPIEPRNLRSLGLNRQRKKKRGRGDKCPGKGIRDKHKHRKSGRPNSRTFESGRTPLYRRLPKWPEAWLSRQKKNYDCLNLSKLRYFIEKGRLDIRFPITQRHLHDSKCVKVKNGVKLFNVNDYPFPYKIDIEVSNADQSSIDVIKKVGGSVTIIYMERVNLRAHIKPYKFEILPKTARPNLDMIHFLERMRSKGCIVKYIKPLWLIEEEKRIINELTEMEETSKLCEEFDTNKTTRIKGKGNSVNDEKYKYEQEEEEEEEEDEDEKRERLLQKYRLQYTQMRKDD from the coding sequence atgataaaaaatggTAAATTATGTAGTACTTTAACAAAATTCTTATGCACTAATAAGTTTCCATTATTTAGATACATAAGTAGTCGGAACTATTTTGAAAAGGGCAATGTGAAAAATGTAAGTGGAGAAAATAGTAATTTGAAGGATTCAATTAATCAACATAATTGTAATTTATCTGAATTAAAAATAGCAAAACATTTTAGGGAAATTTTTCATGATGGatcagaaaaaaattttgaaagtCATCCATTTAATAGAAGATTTGCTTATagtaaaaaaagtttttttccTATTGAACCTAGAAATCTAAGATCCTTAGGATTAAATagacaaagaaaaaaaaaaagaggaagGGGAGATAAATGCCCAGGTAAGGGAATAAGAGACAAACACAAACATAGAAAATCTGGTAGACCTAATAGTCGAACATTTGAGAGTGGTAGAACCCCTTTATATAGAAGATTACCAAAATGGCCTGAAGCATGGTTAAGTagacaaaagaaaaattatgattgtttaaatttatctaaattgagatattttattgaaaaagGGAGATTAGATATCAGATTTCCTATTACTCAAAGACATTTACATGATTCAAAATGtgtaaaagtaaaaaatggAGTAAAACTATTTAACGTTAATGATTATCCATTCCCTTACAAAATTGATATCGAAGTTTCTAACGCAGATCAATCCTCTATAGACGTTATCAAAAAAGTTGGAGGATCAGttactattatttatatgGAAAGAGTTAATTTAAGAGCTCATATAAAGCCTTATAAATTTGAAATTTTACCAAAAACAGCAAGACCAAACCTTGATATGATTCATTTTTTAGAAAGAATGAGAAGTAAAGGGTGTATTGTTAAATATATCAAACCTTTATGGTTaatagaagaagaaaaaagaattataaatgaattaacAGAAATGGAAGAAACTTCTAAATTATGTGAAGAATTTGATACAAACAAAACTACTCGTataaaaggaaaaggaaATAGTGTAAATGAtgagaaatataaatatgaacaagaagaagaagaagaagaagaagaagacgAAGACGAAAAAAGAGAGAGGTTATTGCAAAAATATCGACTACAGTATACCCAAATGAGAAAAgatgattaa
- a CDS encoding ATP-dependent DNA helicase, putative, translated as MMKYITAKKTVSSSDTENSDIDSNINYSLEELKIKMEIAQKKHFGYKNLKDFQVEAVHATFHKRDSFIVMATGMGKSLCYQIPSLMDESKKKFTIVISPLISLMKDQVDNLNRKKISSVFLGSGQKMNSEKILTQIKHGVYNIVYCSPEYALNNKNLFTLLKKRILLIAIDEVHCMSEWGHDFRPSYRKLNELRSILKEIPVMCLTATCTKNVQSDILKNLNFDLSNCLIKRSSVNKKNLYYSVRTKTNLYDDLKYILDIPVRKSLERTKKFIDNSKICPYNSTLIYVNSKKECESIHDFLKDKGLLVSMYHADLSNEEKKDAHEKFLKDEIQIIVATVAFGMGIDKPDIRRIIHYGFARSLEAYVQQVGRAGRDNSNAEAILFFNINDESKTKNIILRENTANNLIETNFERVKHIITMFTDASDYAYSTACRRKKIYEYFDEKPLKAIDIDIFDQKNNEGVCYYVEKYDIYLCARCDNCMHYLSVIKKKKKEIGKIYSNTNNISINNSILKGKDNENHEKDDNNKNARKNIKISNLSSSIFDDLVDLTHELKVLLSCISSLKGKTGISTICKILVKSKESSIIKKNYHNIKEYGKGEHKSTNWWSSFMKVARNDKFIKETLNYGSDMSYISIGLTSKGEKFINGEEKYIISLPFFLSNSMKNSDNKKNNKNKSKNKNKNKYNRNYEVEINSTERNDFASTDTNKKKFQNYFINNLEKENFKKDDSEVDEKFSQENINNNNKNTINKYDYFNIDKNSYHKDNEEKERKLTNEQINDSIMKILLRTRMLEARKQNIPPFQLISDQPLKDICYKRLTSVDLIRKHVDNISPICPNNFLEKIVSGIRGFCLLHELETDININYYNQNNISSVPNIQESSLNKFSNLISSFEYDKNQNITTQNNEKNKYRYFNNRDNNQHFSERNYINNNNNVSNYKSNYPNNNDRNYIPNNINNNYNKAIYNEYKDDLECKKYPNNNNYIRGNHAINNVDEYNNGDKSSYKNVYNRDQIDNNNHYSKFNVNNFNNKHDISHHNNDNYYNKHQQNYLSRDIKNMNVNNKSSHIDSGFNRDNPNGNINKMLKNEKLTVLNKLCYKDCDNSNYDHNNSSKMKNDLSAFFDDDFKFINEVQNLSLSEKSSLLENKRDKEDIAKIHNFPYFENKEKTRINEYCMNEQKSLNINQNNKTHLKMSHNFSSVNNNLNLSEKVFINSLNTKSTIEEKKKDFINEKKKKLDLIDSFTYDDNKNYEKDTLIHSTNFENLSFRDLKKRKI; from the coding sequence atgatgaaatatATTACAGCAAAAAAAACTGTAAGTAGCTCAGATACTGAGAATTCTGATATTGATTCTAATATTAACTATTCCttagaagaattaaaaataaaaatggaaataGCACAAAAAAAGCATTTTggttataaaaatttaaaagattttCAAGTAGAAGCAGTTCATGCAACTTTTCATAAAAGAGATAGTTTTATTGTTATGGCTACTGGAATGGGTAAGTCTCTATGCTATCAGATTCCCTCATTAATGGatgaatcaaaaaaaaaatttacaattgTTATATCACCTTTAATATCTTTAATGAAAGATCAAGTAGATAATTTAAAccgaaaaaaaatatcttcaGTATTTTTGGGAAGTGGTCAAAAAATGAATagtgaaaaaattttaactcAAATTAAACATGGTGTATATAATATAGTATATTGTAGTCCAGAATAtgcattaaataataaaaatttatttacattattaaaaaaaagaatattattaatagcAATTGATGAAGTTCACTGTATGTCTGAATGGGGTCATGATTTCAGACCATCATAtagaaaattaaatgaattaagaagtatattaaaagaaataccTGTTATGTGCTTAACAGCAACCTGCACAAAAAATGTTCAAAgtgatattttaaaaaatttaaattttgattTAAGTAATTgcttaattaaaagaagtagtgtaaataaaaagaatttgtATTATAGTGTTAGAACAAAAACTAATCTATATGatgatttaaaatatatattagatATCCCAGTTAGAAAGTCATTAGAAAGaactaaaaaatttatagatAATTCTAAGATATGCCCATATAATTCTACtttaatatatgtaaattcTAAAAAAGAGTGTGAAAGTATTCATGATTTTTTAAAGGATAAAGGATTATTAGTCAGTATGTATCATGCTGATTTAagtaatgaagaaaaaaaagatgcacatgaaaaatttttaaaagatgaaATACAAATTATAGTAGCAACGGTTGCTTTTGGAATGGGTATTGATAAGCCAGATATTCGAAGAATTATTCATTATGGATTTGCTAGATCATTAGAAGCATATGTTCAGCAAGTTGGAAGAGCAGGTAGGGATAATAGTAATGCAGAAGccatccttttttttaatattaatgatgAGTCTAAAACaaagaatattattttaagaGAAAATACAgctaataatttaatagaaaCTAATTTTGAAAGAGTTAAGCATATTATTACTATGTTTACTGATGCATCTGATTATGCCTATTCCACTGCTtgtagaagaaaaaaaatttatgaatattttgaTGAAAAACCATTAAAAGCTATAGACATTGATATTTTTGATCAGAAAAACAACGAAGGTGTGTGTTATTATGTAGAAAAATATGATATCTATTTATGTGCAAGATGTGATAACTGCATGCATTATTTAagtgtaattaaaaaaaaaaaaaaagaaattggtaaaatatatagtaaTACTAATAATATAAGTATTAATAATAGTATTCTAAAGGGAAAAGATAATGAGAATCATGAAAaagatgataataataaaaatgcaagaaagaatattaaaatatctaATCTATCGTCATCTATATTTGATGATTTAGTTGATTTGACACATGAATTAAAAGTCTTATTAAGCTGTATATCATCCTTAAAAGGAAAAACTGGAATATCCACTATTTGCAAAATTTTAGTAAAAAGCAAAGAATCaagtataattaaaaaaaactatcACAATATTAAAGAGTATGGAAAAGGAGAACACAAATCTACTAATTGGTGGTCTTCTTTTATGAAAGTTGCGAGAAATGATAAATTCATTAAAGAAACATTAAATTATGGAAGTGATATGAGTTACATAAGCATTGGATTAACAAGTAAAGgagaaaaatttataaacgGAGAAGAGAAATACATTATTAGCTTACCTTTTTTCTTATCCAATTCTATGAAAAATTccgataataaaaaaaataataaaaataaaagtaaaaataaaaacaaaaataaatataatagaaattATGAAGTAGAAATAAATAGTACTGAAAGAAATGATTTTGCTAGCACAgatactaataaaaaaaaattccagaattattttatcaataatttagaaaaagaaaattttaagaaaGATGATTCAGAAGTAGATGAAAAATTTTCAcaggaaaatataaataataataataaaaatactattAATAAGTATGATTATTTcaatattgataaaaatagttatcataaagataatgaagaaaaagaaagaaaattaaCAAATGAGCAAATAAATGATTctattatgaaaattttattaagaaCAAGAATGTTAGAAGCAAGAAAACAAAACATCCCTCCTTTTCAATTAATTTCCGACCAACCATTAAAAGATATATGCTACAAAAGATTAACATCAGTAGATTTAATAAGAAAGCATGTTGATAATATATCACCAATATGcccaaataattttttagaaaaaatcgTATCAGGCATTAGAGGCTTTTGTTTATTACATGAATTAGAAAcagatataaatataaattattataatcaaaataatatttcttctGTTCCTAATATACAAGAATCGTCATTGAACAAGTTTTCTaatttaatatcttcttttgaATACgataaaaatcaaaatattaCAACTCAGAAtaatgagaaaaataaatatagataCTTTAATAATAGAGATAATAATCAACATTTCAGTGAACGAAATtacattaataataataacaatgtAAGTAATTATAAAAGTAATTATCCCAATAATAATGATAGGAATTATATCccaaataatattaataataattataataaggCTATTTACAATGAATATAAAGATGATCTAGAATGCAAAAAATAtccaaataataataattatattagaGGGAATCATGCTATTAACAATGTTGATGAGTACAATAATGGTGATAAGAGttcttataaaaatgtttataaTAGAGATCaaattgataataataatcattACAGTAAATTTAATGTAAATAACTTTAATAATAAGCACGACATTAGTCAtcataataatgataattattataataagcATCAGCAAAATTATTTAAGTcgagatataaaaaatatgaatgttaataataaaagtagcCATATAGACAGTGGTTTTAACAGAGATAATCCAAATGgaaacataaataaaatgcTTAAAAACGAAAAATTAACAGTTCTTAATAAATTATGTTATAAAGATTGTGACAATAGTAATTATGATCATAATAATAGCAgcaaaatgaaaaatgatTTGAGTGCTTTTTTTGATGAcgattttaaatttataaatgaagTGCAAAATTTAAGTTTGAGTGAAAAGAGTTCtcttttagaaaataaaagagataaagaagatattgcaaaaatacataattttccatattttgagaataaagaaaaaactcGTATAAATGAATATTGCATGAATGAACAAAAAAGCTTAAATATTAACCAAAACAATAAAACACATTTAAAAATGTCtcataatttttcttctgttaataataatttaaatttatcagAAAAGGTTTTTATCAATTCCTTAAATACAAAAAGTACCATAGAAGAGAAGAAAAAGGATTTCATAAAcgagaagaaaaaaaaacttgaTCTAATAGATTCTTTTACAtatgatgataataaaaattatgaaaaagataCATTAATTCATTCAACAAACTTTGAAAATTTATCATTTagagatttaaaaaaaagaaaaatttaa